A window from Gemmatimonadaceae bacterium encodes these proteins:
- a CDS encoding DUF3311 domain-containing protein: MKWYRWLAVVPAIGMLGGVPFANRVTPYVLGLPFLLFWVTAWVVLTSVIMWIIYVLDRAREPRSERAQP; encoded by the coding sequence GTGAAGTGGTACCGATGGCTGGCCGTCGTGCCGGCCATCGGCATGTTGGGCGGCGTGCCGTTCGCCAACCGGGTCACGCCGTACGTGTTGGGCCTGCCGTTCCTGTTGTTCTGGGTCACCGCGTGGGTCGTGCTGACGTCGGTGATCATGTGGATCATCTACGTGCTCGACCGGGCACGTGAGCCACGCAGCGAGCGCGCGCAGCCGTGA